A genomic segment from Limosilactobacillus sp. encodes:
- the folB gene encoding dihydroneopterin aldolase, whose amino-acid sequence MILIDGVITIGKIRLNNMVFHTYNGVFSAERQLGQKLEIDCEMTYPIERAVVHDQLDETVSYADVYEAIRQFVQDHHYQLIESLANHLGQLLLEKFPRLQAVRLRIRKYNLPIDGVLDNAEIEVQFTNDHTN is encoded by the coding sequence ATGATTTTAATAGATGGGGTGATTACGATCGGCAAAATACGATTGAACAACATGGTCTTCCATACCTACAACGGGGTCTTTAGCGCCGAACGCCAGCTGGGCCAAAAACTGGAGATTGACTGCGAGATGACCTACCCGATTGAACGGGCGGTCGTCCACGATCAACTGGACGAGACGGTTAGCTACGCCGATGTGTACGAGGCCATTCGCCAGTTCGTCCAGGACCATCATTACCAGCTGATCGAAAGTCTGGCCAACCACCTGGGTCAGCTGTTGCTGGAAAAGTTTCCCCGTTTGCAGGCGGTTCGGCTGAGAATTCGCAAGTATAACCTGCCGATTGACGGGGTGTTGGACAACGCAGAAATCGAGGTTCAATTCACAAATGACCACACCAATTGA
- a CDS encoding bifunctional folylpolyglutamate synthase/dihydrofolate synthase — translation MLTYEELRGQMNQAMLGGQDDRVALLRRVLDALDRPDHRFKIIHIAGTNGKGSTGSMIEQTLQRAGLRVGYFSSPAMVDQREQVRVNDEMIAKEDFVRTYEQIRRQLPADIQPQQISVFEWWTLIMLQYFADQQVDWAVIECGLGGQDDATNAIDAPVAAVITHVALDHTRILGPTIRDIASAKAGIIKAGTQVTVLAPNQDEEAKRIIQQRCRQAAVPLLLADGITLEAQSDTVRLQVGATRLFGRFNLLGTFQHDNLRTAVLLIAWLVRQGVLADFRPFMATMATIAIPGRMQVIAHRPLTILDGAHNPDAAKRLVETIRKGLAGRRLVMVVGFLADKDWHQMARLYRQVAAQIIVTSPDNHQRALPTATLQEFIPEARAATDAHQGLRLAQELAGPDDVILVTGSFYLIKELES, via the coding sequence GTGCTAACCTACGAAGAACTAAGGGGACAAATGAATCAGGCGATGCTGGGCGGCCAGGACGACCGGGTCGCGCTTCTGCGGCGGGTCCTCGATGCGTTGGACCGGCCCGACCACCGCTTTAAGATCATTCACATCGCCGGCACCAACGGCAAGGGTTCGACCGGCTCAATGATCGAGCAGACCCTCCAGCGCGCCGGCTTGCGGGTGGGCTACTTCTCCAGCCCGGCGATGGTTGACCAGCGGGAACAGGTCCGGGTCAATGATGAAATGATCGCCAAGGAGGACTTTGTGCGGACCTACGAGCAAATTCGGCGGCAGCTGCCAGCGGACATCCAGCCCCAGCAGATCTCCGTCTTTGAATGGTGGACCCTGATCATGCTCCAGTACTTTGCCGACCAGCAAGTTGACTGGGCGGTCATCGAATGCGGCCTGGGCGGTCAGGACGACGCCACCAACGCGATTGATGCGCCCGTGGCGGCGGTGATCACCCACGTGGCCCTCGACCACACTCGGATCCTGGGACCCACGATTAGAGACATCGCCAGTGCCAAGGCTGGGATCATTAAAGCCGGGACCCAGGTGACGGTTCTGGCACCCAACCAGGACGAGGAGGCCAAGCGGATTATCCAGCAGCGCTGCCGACAAGCAGCGGTGCCCCTATTGCTGGCGGACGGGATTACGCTCGAAGCACAGAGCGATACGGTCCGACTACAAGTCGGTGCGACCCGGCTATTTGGACGCTTCAACCTACTGGGCACCTTCCAGCATGACAACCTCCGCACCGCCGTGCTCCTTATTGCCTGGCTGGTGCGCCAAGGCGTTCTGGCCGATTTTCGCCCTTTCATGGCGACGATGGCAACAATTGCCATCCCCGGCCGGATGCAGGTGATCGCCCACCGTCCCCTGACGATTCTGGACGGGGCCCACAATCCGGACGCCGCCAAGCGCCTAGTTGAGACGATCCGCAAAGGGCTTGCGGGTCGCCGGCTGGTCATGGTAGTCGGCTTCCTGGCGGACAAGGACTGGCACCAGATGGCCCGGCTTTACCGGCAGGTGGCCGCCCAAATTATCGTCACCAGCCCGGACAACCACCAGCGGGCCCTACCGACCGCCACTCTTCAGGAATTCATCCCGGAGGCCCGGGCGGCAACCGATGCCCATCAGGGACTGCGGCTGGCACAAGAGCTGGCCGGGCCCGACGATGTCATCCTGGTGACGGGGTCCTTCTACCTGATTAAGGAGCTGGAATCATGA
- a CDS encoding SEC10/PgrA surface exclusion domain-containing protein, whose product MKQHKKMYRSGKLWLTATITLGMIGFFGGESTANADELVSPTYEETNQTTVIKNQSETHDLEPVANNETQSVISTDKDNSESDSQTITNSSEDEQKNSDYISAGGATLTPTVSASYRLAASQPGNKWSYFSSGWSYTDSNGNWLYNKWQKIGDSWYYFNNYGYAQTGWYKSNAGNWYYFDNNGTWADTNWQQINNHWYYFDPTNAWAVTGWQYLGNRWYYFDPINTWADTNWQKLNNRWYYFDPVNTWARTGWQQINNHWYYFDLNNSWALTGLQRINQHNYYFDPINAWAVTGWRQLNGHWYYFDLNNTWADTGWQKLNNSWYYFDLTNGQALTGWQTIGQHLYYFDSVNAWANTGWQLLNGNWYYFDPNNAWAMTGWQYLDNSWYYFDPNNSEMYTGTHVIDGKEYTFSANGQMLNQDSTSSTTTGQPGNSTDSTGNQTSSSDQGSTSSSSTEPVDPEANWQTDLNDFNPIKIADPALFSQAFKDYMNLKEGLSSEEKTALWKMAQSNTYLNNKAAAAIKVDINHVTPEQTKELSLYAAKVLNSIRDQLGIPRVIVTKGALKFAQDVVTNYQKDNWSKADHDESGISRAAGKNGLQTGGNYYEDAGFFSANPDYVTMDELRCMIYKSLNEMLFGSVQGEVFEMLHTQGILGTDFMTGDIATGQSQYFAVNVSQLANNGYFMVHLLNISYQSPYNEVVSPELFDTTEVD is encoded by the coding sequence GTGAAACAACATAAGAAAATGTATAGGTCCGGTAAGTTATGGCTTACAGCAACAATCACTTTAGGGATGATAGGATTTTTTGGAGGAGAATCGACTGCTAATGCTGATGAGTTAGTTTCACCGACATATGAGGAAACTAATCAAACTACAGTTATAAAAAATCAGAGCGAAACGCATGATCTAGAACCAGTTGCTAATAATGAGACACAATCTGTCATCAGCACGGATAAAGATAATTCTGAATCTGATTCACAAACTATTACTAATAGTAGTGAAGATGAACAAAAGAATAGTGATTACATATCAGCTGGAGGTGCGACCCTTACTCCAACAGTTTCAGCAAGTTATAGATTAGCTGCATCTCAACCTGGAAATAAGTGGTCTTATTTTTCTTCGGGCTGGTCCTATACCGATTCGAATGGTAATTGGCTTTATAATAAATGGCAAAAAATAGGTGATAGTTGGTATTACTTTAATAATTATGGATATGCACAAACTGGCTGGTATAAGTCAAATGCCGGTAATTGGTATTACTTTGATAATAATGGCACCTGGGCAGATACAAACTGGCAACAGATCAATAATCACTGGTACTATTTTGATCCGACTAACGCTTGGGCAGTAACTGGTTGGCAGTACCTTGGCAATCGCTGGTACTACTTTGATCCAATTAACACCTGGGCAGATACAAACTGGCAAAAATTAAATAATCGTTGGTACTATTTTGATCCGGTAAATACTTGGGCAAGAACAGGTTGGCAACAGATCAATAATCATTGGTACTACTTTGACCTTAATAATTCATGGGCTTTGACTGGACTACAAAGGATTAATCAACATAACTATTACTTTGATCCGATAAATGCTTGGGCAGTAACCGGATGGCGACAACTTAACGGCCATTGGTATTATTTTGATCTGAATAATACCTGGGCGGATACAGGGTGGCAGAAATTAAATAATTCTTGGTATTATTTTGATTTGACGAATGGTCAAGCATTAACCGGATGGCAAACAATAGGTCAACACTTATATTATTTTGATTCAGTAAATGCTTGGGCTAATACTGGCTGGCAATTATTGAATGGTAATTGGTACTACTTTGATCCTAATAATGCCTGGGCAATGACTGGTTGGCAATATTTAGATAATTCTTGGTATTATTTTGATCCAAATAATTCTGAGATGTATACGGGAACTCATGTTATTGATGGTAAAGAGTATACATTTAGTGCTAACGGGCAGATGCTAAACCAGGATTCAACTTCCTCTACAACCACTGGTCAACCAGGGAATTCAACTGATTCTACGGGGAACCAAACGTCAAGTTCTGATCAGGGTTCGACTTCCAGTTCATCAACTGAACCAGTAGATCCGGAAGCAAACTGGCAAACAGATTTGAATGATTTTAACCCAATTAAAATTGCTGACCCTGCCTTATTTTCACAAGCATTTAAGGATTATATGAACCTTAAGGAAGGCTTATCGAGTGAAGAAAAAACTGCTTTATGGAAAATGGCACAATCGAACACTTATCTTAATAACAAGGCTGCTGCTGCTATAAAAGTTGATATCAATCACGTAACTCCAGAGCAAACTAAAGAGCTTAGTTTATATGCAGCTAAGGTTTTGAATAGTATTCGTGATCAGTTAGGAATTCCTAGGGTAATCGTTACTAAAGGGGCATTAAAGTTCGCTCAAGATGTGGTTACGAATTATCAAAAGGATAACTGGTCGAAAGCTGATCATGATGAATCGGGAATTTCTAGAGCCGCTGGTAAAAATGGATTACAGACTGGTGGAAATTACTATGAAGATGCAGGATTTTTCTCTGCAAACCCAGATTACGTAACTATGGACGAATTACGTTGCATGATCTATAAGTCATTGAATGAAATGCTATTCGGTTCAGTTCAGGGAGAAGTTTTTGAAATGCTTCATACCCAAGGAATTTTAGGAACAGATTTTATGACTGGTGATATAGCCACTGGACAATCGCAGTATTTTGCAGTTAATGTCAGTCAGTTAGCTAATAATGGGTACTTTATGGTTCATCTTTTAAATATCTCATATCAATCTCCATATAATGAAGTTGTTAGTCCAGAATTGTTTGATACTACAGAAGTTGATTAA
- the mnmG gene encoding tRNA uridine-5-carboxymethylaminomethyl(34) synthesis enzyme MnmG, which produces MKSAESLKTSDAVQYEGGDYDVIVVGAGHAGSEAALAAARMGNKTLLVTISLEMVAFMPCNPSVGGPAKGIVVREIDALGGEMGHNIDKTYIQMRMLNTGKGPAVRALRAQADKHAYHRQMKLTIEREPNLTLRQATVDSLIVEDGVCKGVVTNTGARYHAKAVVLTVGTAARGKIIIGELQYQSGPNNSKSAVKLSENLEELGFDLERFKTGTPPRVNGNTINFDETDEQPGDEEPHHFSFDTPDSAYISVTDQLACWLTYTNPTTHGIIRANLNRAPMFSGVIKGVGPRYCPSIEDKIVRFADKSRHQVFLEPEGRDTDEYYLDGVSTSMPEEVQNKIVHSIKGLESAELMRPGYAIEYDVVAPYQLHPTLETKIVKNLYTAGQTNGSSGYEEAAGQGLIAGINAGLRAQGKQPFVLKRSDAYIGVMIDDLVTKGTKEPYRLLTSRAEYRLILRHDNADFRLMEKGHAIGLVSDERLAKMEAKKAAVAAEIKRLQSIKLKPSDEAVNDFIEQHGDHRLKDGVAAADLLKRPYFDYQTLLNFIPAPEPELDRHVIEQVEIQLKYAGYIKKEEVKVERMKRMEAKRIPDDIDYDDIDGLATEGRQKLEKIRPETLAQASRISGVNPADLAILSVYIRQGKFSKKNEKN; this is translated from the coding sequence CCGTGCAACCCGTCCGTTGGGGGCCCGGCCAAGGGGATCGTCGTCCGGGAGATCGACGCCCTTGGTGGTGAAATGGGGCACAACATCGACAAGACCTACATCCAGATGCGGATGCTCAACACCGGGAAGGGGCCCGCGGTCCGGGCATTGCGGGCCCAGGCCGACAAGCACGCCTATCATCGCCAGATGAAGCTGACGATTGAGCGCGAACCAAACCTGACCCTGCGTCAGGCCACGGTTGACTCCCTGATCGTGGAAGATGGCGTCTGCAAGGGGGTCGTCACCAACACCGGTGCCCGTTACCACGCCAAGGCGGTTGTCCTGACCGTCGGCACGGCCGCCCGGGGCAAGATCATCATCGGTGAGCTCCAGTACCAGTCCGGCCCGAACAACTCCAAATCGGCCGTTAAGCTGTCCGAAAACCTGGAGGAGCTCGGCTTTGACCTGGAGCGGTTTAAGACCGGGACGCCGCCACGGGTTAACGGGAACACGATCAACTTTGACGAGACCGACGAGCAGCCCGGCGACGAGGAGCCGCACCACTTCAGTTTCGACACGCCGGACAGTGCCTACATCTCCGTGACGGACCAGCTGGCCTGCTGGTTGACCTACACTAACCCAACGACTCACGGAATCATCCGGGCCAACCTGAACCGGGCCCCGATGTTCTCCGGTGTCATCAAGGGGGTCGGGCCCCGCTACTGCCCATCGATTGAGGACAAGATCGTGCGTTTCGCCGACAAGTCCCGCCACCAGGTCTTCCTGGAACCCGAGGGCCGCGATACCGACGAGTACTATCTCGACGGGGTCTCAACCTCGATGCCGGAAGAGGTCCAAAACAAGATTGTCCACTCCATCAAGGGGCTGGAATCCGCCGAACTGATGCGGCCGGGCTACGCGATCGAATACGACGTCGTGGCACCATACCAGCTGCACCCGACCCTGGAGACCAAGATCGTCAAGAACCTCTACACGGCCGGTCAGACCAACGGTTCCTCCGGTTACGAGGAGGCGGCCGGCCAGGGCCTGATCGCTGGAATCAACGCCGGGCTGCGGGCCCAGGGCAAGCAGCCGTTCGTCCTCAAGCGTTCCGACGCCTACATTGGGGTGATGATCGACGACCTGGTTACCAAGGGCACCAAGGAACCATACCGCCTGTTAACCAGCCGGGCTGAATACCGGCTGATCCTGCGGCATGACAACGCCGACTTCCGCTTGATGGAAAAGGGCCACGCAATTGGCCTGGTCAGTGATGAACGGCTGGCCAAGATGGAAGCCAAGAAGGCCGCCGTGGCCGCCGAAATCAAGCGGCTCCAGTCAATCAAGCTCAAGCCGAGTGACGAAGCGGTCAACGACTTCATCGAGCAACACGGCGATCATCGCCTGAAGGATGGGGTAGCCGCCGCTGACCTGCTGAAGCGGCCCTACTTTGACTACCAGACCCTGCTGAACTTTATTCCAGCGCCGGAACCCGAATTGGACCGGCACGTGATCGAGCAGGTTGAGATCCAGCTCAAGTATGCCGGCTACATCAAGAAGGAAGAGGTCAAGGTCGAGCGGATGAAGCGGATGGAGGCCAAGCGGATTCCGGATGACATCGACTATGATGACATCGATGGCCTGGCAACGGAAGGGCGGCAGAAGCTGGAGAAGATCCGGCCGGAGACGCTGGCCCAGGCGTCCCGGATCTCCGGGGTTAACCCGGCCGACCTGGCAATCCTCAGCGTTTACATTCGCCAGGGAAAGTTCTCTAAGAAGAACGAAAAGAATTAA
- the folE gene encoding GTP cyclohydrolase I FolE, translating into MDQVKVEQAVRDLLVALGEDTTREGLVETPQRVAKMYAEIFSSLDHRPEDFTNYKVFHVDDLPEMVLIQHIPFYSMCEHHLLPFFGYANVAYVPKDGRVIGLSKIPRLVDFVTKKPGMQERVTTDLVHELQRILEPDGIAVSVAARHMCMEMRGIRKTGQFTYTDKFTGTFKTDLALRQEFLQQTRDHQC; encoded by the coding sequence GTGGACCAAGTAAAAGTTGAGCAGGCAGTGCGTGATTTGCTCGTTGCCCTGGGTGAAGACACGACGCGAGAGGGATTGGTGGAGACTCCCCAGCGGGTCGCCAAGATGTACGCGGAGATTTTCTCCTCGCTCGATCACCGGCCCGAGGACTTCACCAACTACAAGGTTTTCCACGTCGATGACCTGCCGGAGATGGTGCTGATTCAGCACATCCCCTTCTATTCGATGTGTGAGCACCACCTGCTGCCCTTCTTTGGGTACGCCAACGTGGCCTACGTGCCGAAGGATGGTCGGGTGATCGGCCTCAGCAAGATTCCTCGGCTGGTTGACTTTGTGACCAAGAAGCCGGGGATGCAGGAACGGGTGACGACCGACCTGGTCCACGAATTGCAGCGGATCTTAGAGCCGGATGGGATTGCCGTCTCCGTGGCGGCCCGGCACATGTGCATGGAGATGCGGGGGATCCGGAAGACGGGGCAGTTTACCTACACCGATAAGTTTACCGGGACCTTCAAGACCGACTTAGCCCTCCGGCAGGAATTCTTGCAGCAAACGAGGGATCACCAGTGCTAA
- the asnB gene encoding asparagine synthase (glutamine-hydrolyzing) produces MCGIVAFVDDEKPQIKDKLIKQMKDRIIHRGPDAEGQYVDEHVALGFRRLSFVDVKSGNQPIFNEDNSKIIEFNGEIYNFEELRGELIEKGHTFKTHADTEVILHGYEEWGKDILQKLRGMFGFVIWDKKTNEMFGARDHFGIKPLYYAQMNGTFFVGSEIKAFLDHPNFKMELNKRALKSYMTFQYNVTQETFFKGVYRLPEAHYFTYKDGKFDMEQYWDEDFEPKDETFDQAVDNIDNVVKDSVKAHTFADKGIKVGSFLSAGVDSSLVTALMRPNNTFSIGFDSGYDETKQARELAAKLKLKNTDKLLTDEEAFKTFPLIQYYLDEPDSNPSVVPLYFLNKLAKDNGYKALLSGEGADELFAGYTAYGFNTKIKFLRWVTDQLKKLPKDKRYKLGKWLEGKQFHGSEHLYRNLAPARDTFIGQAYIFSPTEANEYLKPEYQDGPSITDLLKPLYDKCDAKPDMNEVAKKQYVDLHRFMPGDICLKADKMSMANSVEIRVPLLDKEVMKVAETTPTNYLFNYKGTKWAFRMAANRHLPEEWATRPKLGFPTPVREWLREKKYYEIVKEMFEQDFVKEFFDQDKLLKLADDNFNGKIDGRRKIWTVYTFLVWYKLYFIDKFKPDESGIDKAKQAVNAE; encoded by the coding sequence ATGTGTGGAATTGTTGCATTTGTTGATGATGAAAAACCACAAATCAAAGACAAATTAATCAAGCAAATGAAGGACCGGATCATTCACCGGGGCCCCGACGCCGAGGGTCAGTACGTGGATGAGCACGTAGCCCTGGGATTTCGGCGGCTCAGTTTCGTTGACGTCAAGTCAGGGAACCAGCCAATCTTCAATGAAGATAATTCCAAGATCATTGAGTTCAACGGTGAAATCTACAACTTCGAGGAGCTGCGGGGCGAACTGATCGAAAAGGGCCACACCTTCAAGACCCACGCCGACACCGAGGTCATTCTGCACGGTTACGAAGAATGGGGCAAGGACATCCTGCAAAAGCTGCGGGGGATGTTTGGCTTCGTCATCTGGGACAAGAAGACCAACGAGATGTTCGGTGCCCGGGACCACTTCGGGATTAAGCCGCTCTACTATGCCCAGATGAATGGCACCTTCTTCGTCGGTTCCGAAATCAAGGCCTTCCTGGACCACCCGAACTTTAAGATGGAACTGAACAAGCGGGCCCTGAAGTCCTACATGACCTTCCAGTACAACGTTACCCAGGAAACCTTCTTCAAGGGCGTCTACCGCCTGCCAGAGGCCCACTACTTCACCTACAAGGACGGCAAGTTCGACATGGAGCAGTACTGGGACGAGGACTTTGAACCGAAGGACGAGACCTTTGATCAGGCTGTTGACAACATCGACAACGTGGTTAAGGATTCTGTCAAGGCCCACACCTTTGCCGACAAGGGGATCAAGGTTGGTTCCTTCCTGTCCGCCGGGGTGGATTCCAGTCTGGTCACGGCCCTGATGCGGCCCAACAACACCTTCTCGATTGGTTTCGACAGTGGCTACGACGAGACCAAGCAGGCCCGCGAACTGGCAGCCAAGCTGAAGTTAAAGAACACCGACAAGCTGCTGACCGATGAGGAAGCCTTCAAGACCTTCCCGCTGATCCAGTACTACCTGGACGAACCGGACTCCAACCCGTCCGTTGTGCCACTTTACTTCCTGAACAAGCTGGCTAAGGACAACGGCTACAAGGCCCTTCTGTCTGGTGAAGGGGCCGATGAGCTCTTCGCCGGTTACACGGCCTATGGCTTCAACACCAAGATCAAGTTCCTGCGCTGGGTAACCGACCAGCTGAAGAAGCTGCCGAAGGACAAGCGCTACAAGCTGGGGAAGTGGCTTGAAGGCAAGCAGTTCCACGGTTCCGAACACCTTTACCGGAACCTGGCGCCGGCTCGTGACACCTTCATCGGCCAGGCCTACATCTTCAGCCCAACCGAGGCTAACGAATACCTGAAGCCAGAGTATCAAGATGGTCCATCGATCACCGATCTGCTGAAGCCGCTCTACGACAAGTGCGACGCCAAGCCCGACATGAACGAAGTAGCCAAGAAGCAATACGTTGACCTGCACCGCTTCATGCCTGGTGACATCTGCTTAAAGGCCGACAAGATGAGCATGGCCAACTCCGTGGAAATCCGGGTGCCCCTTCTGGACAAGGAGGTTATGAAGGTGGCCGAAACGACGCCAACCAACTACCTCTTCAACTACAAGGGCACCAAGTGGGCCTTCCGGATGGCGGCCAACCGGCACCTGCCTGAGGAATGGGCAACTCGGCCAAAGCTCGGCTTCCCAACCCCAGTCCGTGAATGGCTGCGGGAAAAGAAGTACTATGAAATCGTCAAGGAAATGTTCGAGCAGGACTTCGTGAAGGAATTCTTCGACCAGGACAAGCTGCTCAAGCTGGCTGACGACAACTTCAACGGCAAGATTGACGGTCGGCGGAAGATCTGGACGGTCTACACCTTCCTGGTTTGGTACAAGCTTTACTTCATCGACAAGTTCAAGCCGGACGAATCCGGAATTGACAAGGCCAAGCAAGCGGTAAATGCTGAATAA
- the folK gene encoding 2-amino-4-hydroxy-6-hydroxymethyldihydropteridine diphosphokinase: MTTPIESVLSIGTNIGDRLTNLQRAVQMLNENDQIELTSLSSVYETEPVGGVEQQSFYNITAVIQTTLSAQELLDYLHEIEQALHRKRIVHWGPRTIDLDIIYYDRQHIQTATLTVPHPEMANRRFVLAPTLEALASDDEHYDEVAHLLQVTPDRNWIKKKFSNEVLMWTK; the protein is encoded by the coding sequence ATGACCACACCAATTGAGAGCGTCCTGAGCATCGGGACCAACATCGGTGATCGCCTGACCAACCTGCAAAGAGCGGTCCAGATGCTCAATGAAAATGACCAGATCGAGCTGACCAGTCTCTCCTCGGTCTACGAGACGGAACCGGTCGGGGGAGTCGAGCAGCAATCCTTTTACAATATCACGGCGGTAATTCAAACCACGTTGAGTGCCCAGGAGCTGCTGGACTACCTGCACGAGATCGAACAGGCCCTCCACCGGAAACGCATCGTTCACTGGGGACCCCGGACGATCGACCTGGACATCATTTACTACGACCGGCAGCACATCCAGACCGCGACGCTGACGGTTCCCCACCCGGAGATGGCCAACCGCCGTTTTGTCCTGGCGCCAACTCTGGAGGCCCTGGCAAGTGACGATGAGCATTACGATGAGGTTGCCCACCTGCTTCAGGTGACGCCGGATCGGAATTGGATTAAGAAGAAGTTTTCAAATGAGGTGTTAATGTGGACCAAGTAA